One Huiozyma naganishii CBS 8797 chromosome 4, complete genome genomic region harbors:
- the KNAG0D02280 gene encoding uncharacterized protein (similar to Saccharomyces cerevisiae YPR015C; ancestral locus Anc_8.117), whose protein sequence is MLPRLPGSYQPSVQPCRNSAMYQNTNYQTPVPAQPGAYPSGTHPSYSSSDADSSSVTMTPKTTVTNDPFPVQLPSLTSLVSSMPRPQRVQSTSPVSIPQTSNQQQQLQQQQQMQQQMQLQYQHQQLQYQQQQQLLQYQQQQQQQQEQFQYQQQFHYQPQIMPQVHGSQYIYQQPQTQNNLGQKTYQPYLHASQFPPYLTPTATPEAQPDSAYQTPQMVQVCYVPVDTTQRGPVVLMPEVPSAQSGHIPPSVPLHKSAPVVQNNTSSLPTSIINEVSFPQNSPKQKTVHTTFVNSNTAQPGKFVKTKDYYCTEVKKERKVSDTMKNKRSKGISPPNGKKVMKHGINTKIRRTKQCPVCGKICSRPSTLKTHYFIHTGDTPFKCTWPNCGRSFNVKSNMMRHMKAHAKKAAESGKKAAEPVNRTIQSLELVAEPVKK, encoded by the coding sequence aTGTTACCACGTTTGCCGGGATCGTATCAACCATCGGTCCAGCCCTGTAGGAACAGCGCTATGTATCAAAATACAAACTATCAAACTCCTGTACCAGCCCAGCCTGGCGCGTATCCATCGGGCACTCACCCATCGTATAGCAGTAGTGACGCAGACTCTAGTAGTGTCACCATGACCCCCAAAACTACAGTCACGAACGACCCCTTCCCAGTACAATTGCCGTCGTTGACGTCACTCGTTTCGAGTATGCCTCGACCACAACGTGTGCAGTCGACGTCCCCGGTCAGTATCCCTCAGACGTCaaaccaacagcaacagcttcagcaacaacagcagatgCAACAACAGATGCAATTACAATaccaacatcaacaactgcaatatcaacagcaacaacagctgTTACAGTatcagcaacagcaacagcaacaacaggagCAGTTTCAATACCAACAACAGTTCCACTACCAGCCACAGATCATGCCACAAGTACACGGGTCACAGTACATTTACCAACAACCTCAGACACAAAATAACCTAGGGCAAAAAACTTATCAACCATACCTCCATGCCTCGCAGTTCCCACCTTACCTCACACCTACCGCTACGCCGGAAGCACAACCAGATTCAGCGTACCAGACACCACAGATGGTTCAAGTTTGCTACGTCCCCGTAGACACTACGCAGAGGGGGCCTGTAGTCTTGATGCCCGAGGTACCGTCTGCGCAATCGGGCCATATCCCTCCCAGTGTCCCCCTGCACAAAAGTGCTCCAGTGGTCCAGAACAACACTTCATCGTTACCAACTTCCATTATCAATGAAGTGAGTTTCCCTCAAAACTCACCTAAACAGAAAACGGTACATACAACCTTCGTTAACAGTAACACTGCACAACCGGGGAAGTTTGTGAAAACCAAAGATTACTACTGCACCgaggtgaagaaggaaCGTAAAGTCTCGGATACAATGAAGAACAAACGTTCAAAGGGGATCTCGCCACCTAACGGGAAAAAAGTGATGAAACATGGGATAAACACAAAGATACGGAGAACTAAACAGTGCCCGGTTTGTGGGAAGATTTGCTCGAGACCctccactttgaagacgCATTACTTCATCCACACAGGAGATACACCGTTCAAGTGCACCTGGCCAAACTGTGGGAGATCGTTCAACGTGAAAAGCAACATGATGAGACATATGAAAGCTCACGCGAAAAAGGCAGCAGAGTCTGGCAAGAAGGCAGCGGAGCCTGTCAATCGGACAATACAATCTCTCGAACTTGTAGCAGAACCTgttaaaaaataa
- the KNAG0D02240 gene encoding pirin family protein, with protein MSQESSSKPDIVPKEEKRSPFSTYKKAALIFLFSVVLYYFYPTRTNTTNNDYTMPSLFKLRSIANHFIPREVAEGVGARVKRSVGSMQQRRFTPFLMLDDFTVKSPSGFPDHPHHGQETITYVIDGLIAHEDFTGSKGVLRPGDLQFMTAGKGIVHSEMPVEMEDGRPARGLQLWVDLPKDLKNCEPRYRNLRSEDIPVVKPHENLEVRVISGKSYGTESVKDLAYTPIDFYYMLASKAGTEFAQEIPSDFNAFLYVMKGSVVINEKVFKQNTAIFFDTDGEGVAGQAGSDDTEFAIIGGKILDQPLVQHGPFVETDQEKLYEAFMNYEGYTKGFERAKGWRSDIASGINESEAKQLLE; from the coding sequence ATGTCTCAAGAGTCATCAAGTAAGCCGGACATCGTACCAAAGGAAGAGAAACGTTCCCCTTTCTCTACATATAAAAAGGCCGctcttatttttttattcaGCGTTGTTCTATACTATTTCTACCCAACTCGTACCAACACCACTAACAACGACTACACAATGCCAAGCTTATTCAAATTACGTTCTATTGCAAACCACTTTATCCCTAGAGAGGTAGCGGAAGGTGTTGGTGCCAGAGTGAAGAGATCTGTCGGGTCGATGCAGCAGAGACGGTTCACACCGTTTTTAATGCTGGATGACTTCACCGTCAAGTCCCCTTCAGGGTTCCCGGACCACCCTCACCACGGTCAAGAAACGATCACGTATGTTATTGACGGATTGATTGCTCACGAAGATTTCACTGGGTCCAAGGGTGTTCTTCGTCCTGGGGATTTGCAGTTTATGACTGCTGGCAAAGGTATCGTGCATTCTGAGATGCCTGTAGAAATGGAAGACGGGAGACCAGCAAGAGGCTTGCAGTTGTGGGTTGACTTGCCCAAAGACCTGAAAAACTGTGAACCAAGATACAGAAACCTTAGATCAGAGGACATACCAGTGGTGAAGCCCCATGAAAACTTGGAGGTACGTGTCATTAGCGGGAAATCGTACGGCACTGAATCTGTAAAAGATTTGGCCTATACTCCTATAGACTTCTATTATATGCTTGCCTCCAAGGCTGGTACCGAGTTTGCTCAAGAAATCCCAAGCGATTTCAATGCTTTCCTATACGTTATGAAAGGGTCTGTGGTCATCAACGAAAAAGTATTTAAACAGAACACCGCTATATTCTTCGATACCGACGGTGAAGGAGTTGCTGGCCAAGCCGGTTCTGATGACACCGAATTCGCCATTATTGGTGGTAAAATTTTGGACCAACCGTTAGTACAACACGGTCCATTTGTCGAAACGGACCAGGAGAAACTTTACGAGGCATTTATGAACTATGAGGGATACACTAAGGGGTTTGAGAGAGCGAAAGGGTGGAGATCTGATATTGCATCCGGTATCAACGAAAGCGAAGCCAAACAGTTGCTAGAGTAG
- the ROK1 gene encoding RNA-dependent ATPase ROK1 (similar to Saccharomyces cerevisiae ROK1 (YGL171W); ancestral locus Anc_8.124) codes for MDIFRVLTRGAAVKKSNKGKKAESANFGSNHSENKEVNNDVRITRELDFFHNKKIIHDVENEKKHADVEETSEKAETDDTSSSLVVEPRIKTKEQAHQLRKSYQGNVTGEDVCLPIGSFEDLITRFSFDKRLLNNLVENHFTEPTPIQCESIPLALNNRDILACGPTGSGKTLAFLVPLVQQVIDDKEVEGLKGLIISPTKELANQIFIECTKLSHKIFHGKKKPLRVALLSKSLGAKLKNKVVSDKKYDVIISTPLRLIDVVKNEALDLSRVKHLIFDEADKLFDKTFVEQTDDILSSCTDPSLRKAMFSATIPSGVEEIAHTIMMDPVRVIIGHKEAANSSIEQKLVYCGNEEGKLIAIRQMVQEGEFKAPIIIFLESITRAKALYHELMYDRMNVDVIHAERTPVQRTKIIERFKSGDLWCLICTDVLARGIDFKGVNLVINYDVPRTAQAYVHRIGRTGRAGRSGKAVTFYTKQDAMAIKPVINVMKQSGCEVAKWMDSMSKISKREKESLKKGKGFQERKQISTVPKMDKLKRRKKQDMVEGSKRRKTIAATGNE; via the coding sequence ATGGATATATTCAGAGTTTTGACTAGGGGTGCAGCagtgaagaagagcaatAAGGGTAAGAAAGCTGAATCAGCGAATTTCGGAAGCAATCACAGTGAGAACAAGGAGGTGAACAATGACGTTCGCATCACCAGAGAGCTAGATTTCTTTCACAATAAGAAAATAATCCATGATGTTGAAAATGAGAAGAAACATGCAGACGTAGAAGAGACAAGTGAAAAAGCTGAAACGGACGATACTTCTTCCAGTTTGGTTGTGGAGCCAAGGATCAAAACCAAGGAACAGGCTCACCAACTACGTAAATCATACCAAGGTAACGTTACTGGTGAAGATGTATGTTTACCTATTGGATCTTTCGAAGATCTTATTACCAGGTTTTCCTTTGATAAACGGTTGCTAAACAACCTGGTTGAGAACCACTTCACTGAGCCAACTCCAATTCAGTGCGAAAGCATTCCATTAGCATTAAACAACAGGGATATCTTAGCTTGTGGTCCAACGGGGTCTGGTAAAACATTGGCCTTTTTGGTGCCTCTTGTACAGCAAGTTATCGATGATAAGGAAGTTGAAGGGTTGAAAGGTTTAATTATATCTCCTACTAAAGAACTGGCAAACCAGATCTTCATCGAATGTACCAAGCTGTCTcataaaattttccatggcaagaagaaacctCTTCGAGTCGCTCTCTTGTCCAAATCGTTGGGTgccaaattgaaaaataaagTGGTGAGCGATAAGAAATACGATGTTATAATATCCACTCCGTTGAGATTGATCGATGTGGTGAAAAATGAAGCACTGGATCTTTCTCGCGTTAAGCATCTGATATTCGATGAGGCTGATAAGCTATTCGATAAGACCTTTGTGGAACAGACAGATGACATTCTGAGCTCCTGTACGGACCCAAGTCTTCGGAAAGCCATGTTTTCTGCGACGATCCCTTCTGGTGTTGAGGAAATTGCACACACAATTATGATGGATCCAGTCAGGGTTATCATTGGTCACAAAGAGGCAGCCAACTCTAGtattgaacaaaaactAGTGTACTGTGGGAACGAAGAGGGTAAGCTTATTGCCATTCGACAAATGGTTCAAGAGGGGGAATTCAAAGCACCTATCATTATTTTCTTGGAGTCGATCACCAGAGCAAAGGCATTATACCATGAACTTATGTATGACCGGATGAATGTGGATGTCATTCACGCAGAAAGGACGCCTGTTCAAAGGACGAAAATCATAGAGAGGTTTAAGAGTGGTGACTTGTGGTGTCTGATTTGTACAGATGTTTTGGCCCGTGGTATTGACTTCAAGGGTGTCAACCTCGTTATAAATTACGATGTTCCAAGAACGGCTCAGGCATATGTCCATAGGATTGGTAGAACTGGTAGGGCTGGACGGTCAGGTAAAGCTGTTACTTTCTATACTAAGCAAGATGCGATGGCCATCAAACCCGTAATAAACGTTATGAAACAAAGTGGTTGTGAGGTCGCCAAATGGATGGATAGCATGTCCAAAATTAGTAAAAGAGAGAAGGAGTCTCTCAAAAAGGGTAAAGGgtttcaagaaagaaagCAGATCAGTACAGTGCCAAAGATGGATAAActgaaaaggaggaaaaaacAGGACATGGTGGAAGGatcaaagaggagaaagaCGATTGCAGCGACTGGAAACGAATGA
- the AGC1 gene encoding citrin (similar to Saccharomyces cerevisiae AGC1 (YPR021C); ancestral locus Anc_8.129) — protein sequence MEQINSNSEKKIQQIDIFKRYAKALSTSDRALDEKDQGYGELVLNYDDFIKLISNSRKLYSKFTDHSYNLNQVPVNTFGCIFLAIDENNKGYLTISDWFYFNNILEHENFHIILLYEFFRKFDVASLKQSSRQAIEDSAGVEKRIKPINYGNKFLSFDELVLNSNQFKSTINLLHECVDDDYVRKHGLLLNWNDFNFLKLYECFPYLGKGSDDYGNTPYLTLNSLITILQTDLKNQRMFNGFSKLCHKDPIHNNLVLNKEKLVYLLKLFYSHKVSADIFDSLNLSNTSLLKSKNDSISYNVFKDIFYLFQNFDLLNQALLKYAEYNDLAEDDLRDYVITKRDFMKILNAQYNKVNNVNEFSPSQINLLFSIVANSKENNMQNKKLKNELKHQDRAIDNVIQNNYVQGGNNSRKSLESFGENYLSLLENFTQDTSFKKIFKASGGLFDHIFYGKKDVATMGSNLTIQDFLKILNPNYLNDVVHKLEMQHLQDESLYINYYFYPIFDSLFNFILGSAAGCIGATVVYPIDFIKTRMQVQRSLSKYKNSLDCLIKVVKTEGVRGLYSGLGFQLIGVAPEKAIKLTVNDFLRKKLIDKQGNLHAFAEVLSGASAGTCQVIFTNPIEIVKIRLQVKSESVANASLTASQIIKSLGIKGLYKGVTACLMRDVPFSAIYFPTYAHLKKDIFNFDPKDKTKRNRLKTWELLVAGALAGMPAAFLTTPFDVIKTRLQVDPRKGETRYKGIFHAAKTILKEESIRSFFKGGGARVLRSSPQFGFTLAAYELFKNAFPSLTVEEVNPKQGGANNSPDNANALASFSMSYFSDIFSRLGEGSPSSHKGHHELFNPIFDPYGSNFLNYYYKSCQVAKTFIDLDNSFSKFDHSVYKKFLEILQDPDNKS from the coding sequence ATGGAACAAATCAATTCGAATagcgaaaaaaagattcaaCAGATAGATATATTCAAGAGGTATGCCAAGGCACTGAGTACAAGCGACAGGGCTCTCGATGAAAAGGATCAGGGCTACGGGGAGTTGGTATTGAATTATGACGATTTTATTAAGTTGATATCGAACTCTCGGAAACTGTACTCCAAATTCACAGATCATTCGTACAACTTGAACCAGGTGCCAGTTAATACCTTTGGCTGCATATTTCTTGCCATTGATGAAAACAATAAAGGTTACTTGACTATTAGTGATTGGTTCTATTTCAATAATATTCTTGAACATGAGAATTTCCATATAATCCTTCTCTACGAGTTTTTCAGGAAATTCGATGTTGcaagtttgaaacagaGCTCCAGACAAGCAATTGAGGATTCTGCTGGAGtcgaaaaaagaataaagCCCATAAATTATGGGAACAAGTTCTTGAGTTTTGATGAATTGGTATTGAACTCAAATCAATTTAAAAGCACTATCAACCTATTACATGAGTGTGTCGATGACGATTACGTTAGAAAGCACGGTCTACTTCTAAATTGGAACGATTTTAATTTCTTGAAGCTCTATGAATGTTTTCCTTACCTGGGAAAGGGCAGCGATGATTATGGAAACACCCCATATTTGACGTTGAATTCACTGATAACCATTTTGCAGACTGACCTAAAGAATCAGCGAATGTTCAATGgcttttcaaaattatgCCACAAGGATCCAATACACAACAATTTGGTGCtcaacaaagaaaaattggTTTACCTTTTGAAGCTATTTTATTCACACAAGGTTTCTGCCGACATATTTGATTCTTTAAATCTTTCCAACACATCTTTGTTGAAATCCAAAAATGATTCGATATCTTACAATGTGTTTAAAGATATTTTCtatctgtttcaaaactttgactTGCTGAACCAGGCGTTGTTGAAGTATGCAGAGTATAATGACTTGGCGGAGGATGACCTGCGCGATTATGTTATCACAAAAAGAGACTTcatgaaaattttgaacGCACAGTACAATAAGGTGAATAATGTTAATGAGTTTTCTCCCTCCCAGATCAATCTGCTGTTCTCGATTGTAGCGAATTCAAAGGAAAATAATAtgcaaaacaagaaattaAAAAATGAATTGAAACACCAGGACCGTGCGATCGATAATGTTATCCAGAATAACTATGTTCAGGGTGGGAACAACAGCCGTAAAAGTTTAGAGTCATTTGGTGAAAACTATCTTTCCCTCTTGGAGAACTTCACTCAGGATACATCGTTtaagaaaattttcaaagcatcGGGAGGACTGTTTGACCATATTTTTTATGGTAAAAAGGATGTTGCTACGATGGGATCCAATCTGACAATTCAAGATTTTCTGAAAATCTTAAACCCAAATTACTTAAACGATGTTGTTCACAAACTAGAAATGCAACATCTACAAGATGAATCTCTTTACATCAATTACTATTTCTACCCTATTTTTGAttctcttttcaatttcattttAGGGTCTGCTGCTGGTTGTATTGGTGCCACAGTAGTTTATCCCATTGACTTTATCAAAACGAGGATGCAGGTTCAAAGatcactttcaaaatataAGAATTCGCTTGATTGTTTGATAAAGGTAGTGAAAACAGAAGGTGTCCGAGGTTTATATTCTGGTCTGGGCTTTCAATTAATTGGAGTAGCGCCAGAAAAGGCCATAAAGTTGACTGTAAACGActttttgagaaaaaagttgattGATAAACAGGGGAATTTGCATGCTTTTGCCGAAGTTCTGTCAGGTGCTTCTGCTGGTACATGTCAGGTCATCTTTACAAACCCCATAGAAATTGTCAAAATCAGATTACAGGTGAAATCAGAATCTGTAGCGAATGCATCTTTGACGGCCTCCCAAATTATCAAAAGTCTGGGTATCAAAGGTCTGTATAAGGGGGTAACAGCATGTCTCATGAGAGATGTACCATTTTCTGCGATATATTTTCCCACCTACGCTCATCTCAAGAAGgacattttcaactttgatCCGAAAGATAAAACGAAACGAAACAGGTTGAAAACATGGGAATTGCTGGTTGCCGGTGCCTTGGCCGGTATGCCAGCTGCCTTCTTGACAACACCGTTTGACGTCATCAAAACTAGATTGCAAGTCGATCCACGGAAGGGAGAAACCAGGTATAAAGGTATATTTCACGCAGCTAAGACAATACTAAAGGAAGAAAGCATACGGAGCTTTTTTAAGGGTGGTGGTGCAAGAGTCTTGAGAAGCTCTCCACAGTTTGGCTTCACCTTAGCTGCATATGAGCTATTCAAGAACGCGTTCCCGTCGCTTACCGTAGAAGAAGTGAATCCCAAGCAAGGGGGCGCCAACAATAGCCCAGATAACGCAAATGCCCTTGCGTCTTTCTCGATGAGCTATTTCTCTGATATATTTTCGAGGCTCGGTGAAGGTTCCCCATCTTCACACAAGGGACACCATGAACTTTTCAACCCAATCTTTGATCCGTATGGGAGCAACTTTTTGAATTACTACTACAAGAGTTGTCAGGTAGCAAAGACGTTTATCGATTTGGATAATagcttttccaaatttgatCATTCTGTCTATAAGAAATTCTTGGAAATTCTCCAAGACCCTGATAATAAAAGCTAA
- the TIF6 gene encoding translation initiation factor 6 (similar to Saccharomyces cerevisiae TIF6 (YPR016C); ancestral locus Anc_8.118), whose amino-acid sequence MATRTQFENSNEIGVFSKLTNTYCLVAVGGSENFYSAFEAELGDAIPIAHTTIAGTRIIGRMTAGNRRGLLVPTQTTDQELQHLRNSLPDSVKIQRVEERLSALGNVICCNDYVALVHPDIDRETEELISDVLGVEVFRQTISGNILVGSYCALSNQGGLVHPQTTIQDQEELSSLLQVPLVAGTVNHGSAVVGAGMVVNDYLAVTGLDTTAPELSVVESIFRLQDAQPDAISGNLRDTLIETYS is encoded by the coding sequence ATGGCGACAAGGACTCAGTTTGAAAACTCCAACGAGATTGGTGTGTTCTCGAAGTTGACCAATACTTACTGTTTGGTCGCTGTCGGGGgttctgaaaatttttacTCCGCTTTTGAAGCTGAACTGGGTGATGCTATTCCAATCGCGCATACCACTATTGCTGGTACTCGTATCATTGGTAGAATGACTGCTGGTAACCGGAGAGGTTTGTTGGTCCCAACACAAACTACGGATCAAGAGTTGCAACATCTGAGAAACAGTTTGCCAGACTCCGTCAAGATCCAAAGAGTGGAGGAGAGACTGTCTGCGCTGGGTAATGTGATCTGTTGCAACGACTACGTTGCTCTGGTTCATCCTGATATAGATAGAGAGACTGAAGAATTGATAAGCGATGTATTAGGTGTCGAAGTCTTCCGTCAAACTATCTCTGGTAATATTCTTGTTGGTTCATATTGTGCATTGAGTAACCAAGGTGGGTTGGTCCATCCTCAAACTACTAtccaagatcaagaagaattGTCCTCTTTACTACAGGTTCCATTGGTGGCTGGTACTGTCAATCACGGTAGCGCCGTCGTTGGTGCCGGCATGGTAGTTAACGATTATTTAGCTGTTACCGGTTTGGATACGACAGCTCCAGAATTGAGTGTCGTCGAGAGTATCTTCCGCTTGCAAGATGCCCAACCAGATGCTATTTCTGGTAACTTGCGTGATACTCTAATTGAAACCTACTCTTAG
- the DSS4 gene encoding guanine nucleotide exchange factor DSS4 (similar to Saccharomyces cerevisiae DSS4 (YPR017C); ancestral locus Anc_8.119), producing the protein MTTAKCSFKECGCNIIAVDYSKLVYLPAAVLDDYQLMQSTKSTDVDVNTKGPNTPFTLVTDVWAFDNIGVSKDIPPSIAPETGSQYTFQYENDQWDLVKCVKYMICAECDRGPIGMVCQIMTPDKSEEQMVYMLSLQSVQV; encoded by the coding sequence ATGACTACAGCAAAATGCTCGTTCAAAGAATGTGGGTGTAACATTATTGCTGTTGACTACTCCAAATTGGTTTATTTACCGGCTGCTGTCCTAGATGATTACCAGCTTATGCAAAGTACCAAGTCCACTGATGTTGACGTAAACACTAAGGGTCCAAATACCCCATTCACGCTGGTCACTGATGTATGGGCCTTTGATAATATTGGTGTTTCGAAAGATATACCTCCATCGATAGCACCGGAGACAGGCTCCCAATACACATTCCAATACGAGAACGATCAGTGGGATTTGGTGAAGTGTGTAAAATACATGATCTGTGCCGAGTGTGATAGGGGTCCCATTGGAATGGTGTGCCAGATAATGACTCCAGACAAGAGCGAAGAACAGATGGTTTACATGTTGAGCTTGCAAAGCGTTCAGGTCTAG